GTCGTCAGAAGGAGAAGATGGAGAGGAAGAAAcgagaggaggagagggcacgccAAGCGAAACTTGCTTGTGAGGAGGAGAGGGCAAGAAAGCTTGCAAAGGCTCGCGAGGCGCAAGAGGAGGACTCGGCACGTGACAAGAAGGGGAAATGGCCTCGCTCTACTCAGTAGGGACTTCGCTCCGGTGCACTCGTTGTCAACTATCTTCTAATGAATTTGTCGTGAACTTGTGAGGGCATGTGAGATGTTGGTGAACTATCTTCTAGGGCAAGCTGCCATTTGTCATTTGTAATGAATATGTCGTGAACCATGTCGTAGTAATGTTTGAACTGTCTTAAGTTATGAACTCATCGGCATAAAATTTGTGTTTGTTCAAATTGCTGTGATGCTGCAGTCATTGTAAGTATTATGATGTTCCAGTGAAATGAACATGTTGTGAACTCAGTTTTTCCAGTACAGTGCAGCACCGAAGGGATAGGCGTCACACAGTATAGTGCAGCGCCTTGTAGTTGGGCGCTGCACTCTGACTTGGTATTTTTCGTGGACGGTCAGTGATGCAAGCCTTCTGTGGCTCTCTGGATAGCCATGGCCAGTTGAGCAGCGCCTACGAGACGGGCGCTGCACTGTATGGTGCATCGCCTAAGCGTTGGGCGCTGCACAGTACAGTGCAGCGCCTGGGTGTTGGGTGCTGCAGTGCTGTTAACTGCCAAACTACAGAAACAGATGCCATTTTGGCCTCATGCAGCACTCACATAACTTGCTTGAACATCACTAAAATTACTGTAAACTGCACATACTGAACAAAGACAACTAATAACTTGAACATCACATCATTTAGGACAATTCAACATTACTACTAGTTCGCAAACACAAATACCACACTAGTAATAGTTCACCAACATATAACATAACGTCACAAGTTCATCAACCTAATGAAACGTCTACAAGAGCACTAACAAACACAAGCACTAATGCCTTCCGCGTGTGTTAATGGTGCCACGCCTGCAGGCAATCTTCTTCTTCCTGGGTGGACGAGCCTCCTCTTCCTGcacttcctcctccgcctccgcctccgcctcatGATCCAAGCTAGCCATCCGCGAGGTCCCTATGACCACCTTTGGGTTGCCCCTGTTGTCAAAGTCGTTGGGCGTGTACCGGCGTCTGAGCTGCCTAGGCTTGAACACATATGGGGACCGAAGTTGAGCGTCCGCCAAAGTCATGTCATCATCAAGCTCATCGCCCTATCACACAATCAAACAATATGGTGAAGACCGACGTCATAATCAAGTGAGAATCACATCTAAAGGATTAGTCATACCTCTTGGGTGACCGCACCCTCATCATCCAGATAAGCATGTGAGGAACTCACATCGTCCCTCTGATGGTGAGATGAGGGGTCTGATGGTGTACCAGACCTAGAGGCAGATGGTTCATCAAATTCGGGATCGCGGCAACCGAGAAGATTTGATAACCGCCTTAACTTTTGGCCTAACGTTGTAACATGAACAAGTGTATACGATATCAGACTCCGCAACATAGACTGGCTCTCATAGTGAATGCGATATGTACCTTGAGAAATGCTCGTAGTGAACCATCATCATTTCCTTTTCCAACCGGTGTTTCCTCCAGAATAGACTGGCTCTCATCAGCTGCTTTCTTGATCTCGGTGCGCTGCGGATGAGAAAGAATGAACACGTTAGCCATTCAAACATGTGTAATACGGCCAACGGGAAAGTAAAGAAGAAACACTTTACCACATAGTTAATCACAGGAACAGCAGGGACTCTGTGCCCTACCCTGACATCTCTGTTGTACTTCCCCTTTGATAGATCCTCAATTACGGGTTCTTCAAGAATATCCTCATTATATGCCGGCGGGCATATCTCAACTCGGGGATTTTCAGGAAGCCATCGTATGTAGTTATCAAAAGCAAGTGGACTATGCTCACGAAGCTTGGCGCGTGCACTGCTACGAGCTTCCTCCACACAAAGCTGGACGCAGGTAACATACGAAGCATGATGCTTGTCCCAGTCCTTTATCTTCCGCTGCCTTCTCCTGTCCAACCTGCATGGTACAAAACCAAACATTAGCAAAATCAAGGAGTGACGATGCTTAGTCAATACGGTTCATGCTCTCTTACCTATGAAGTGCTTTGTCCGTATCCACCCATTCCGGCGGGTGAAGCTGGAACAGACCAAACTGACGACACACGCGATGTGGCAAATGAAACTCAACAGCCCAGTTGCATATTAGTGGGCACCGCATACGCCTGAGATCCCTATCCCACAAGCACATCGGGTTGATGGTAAACTCCGGGGTGTACCCAAGTCTGTCATCGACGCCATATGGCTGCCATTCCACCTATGAAAAAGGGCAACAATGCAAAATTGGTGAATTTTTTTCAAGCAAACATGAGAAATGACTGAAGTAATGACCTCGTTACCTGCTCAGGCGTAATCGTGTCCAACTCGGCAACGTACTTCTGGTACATGAGATTGACATCACCCTACTGTGTCATTGGCGCCATATGGCTGCCATACCACCTATGAAATAGGACAACAACGCAACATTGATAACAATTTTTCAGGCAATCATGAGAAATGACTGAAGTAATGTCCTCGTTACCTGCTCAGGCGTAATCGTGTCCAACTCGGAAATATACTTTTGGTACATGAGATTGACATCGTTCGTCATCTCGGATACAGCTTCCCACTTGTAAGACCAAGTGGGGCGCCATAACCGTAATTCGTCATCTTCATCCCAAGGATTAAACTTGCCGCTCTTCGGGCGTCCAACAGGCAGACGCTCCCAGCTCCATACAGAAAGTAGAAGCATATTACCACCAATGCCTGCACTATCTGTGATCCTGCAACACGCATCGTCCAGCTGCATATGAAAGAAAAACAATGTTAACTTGACAGCAAGCTTGCATTGCTAATGAAGAAATGAGTTGATCACAAAACAGACCAACTACCTGTCGGTACAAGTAGGCAAGAGTCGCTGAACCCCAGCTCCATTTGCTATCGAAGACGGTCAACGCCTTCAGCCACATCCATGGAGCGTTCTTGCCAGTGGAGTCAGGAAACAAAGTCCTCGACACAACATACCACATGTAGACACGAGCATGTGTCTGGATCACATCATCAGTGGCATACGGAGGGCACGTCGCAAAGTGAGTTTGAATCCACGTGAAAGCAGCTCCGGATGctttcctttccttcttcttcttcttctcttctccctcctctACATCAGCCTCAGCCTCGGTAGGAGCCATACCGATAAGAGCAATCATCTGCTCACACCACCCATCAGAATCAGTGCTCATACAGTGAGGCATCCCGTCGATAGCAAGACCGGTGATCAACGAGACATCCTCGAGCATCACGGTCATCTCCCCAGTCCGAAGATGGAACCTATGCGTCTCCGGCCTCCACCGATCAGCAAGAGCGGACACCAGTGGAGCGTTCAGATTCGGCGTGGACCGGCTGACCAACTGAATCCACGGGAGTAGTCCTGCCTGCTTGCTGTATGGTGTGTACCGCTCATCGTAAGGCATGGCAGGACCAGAGACCCTGTGATACCGAATCTTCAAAGGTTCAAGCTTCTGCAAAAAATAAGTAATGACAAATCTTAGGGCATGTAAATTTCAACTTAAGGCAAATTTGCAAAATATTTAGATTACTCGTTATTACCATCTCCTTCTCGCGCATCATGTAGGCCCGGTGTTTCGTGTCGTAGACATCGTCGAGAAGCCAAACCATCCTTACAAAGTTCAAACAATAAACATATATGAGTTCATCTTCATCTCAAATATCGGTATACACTAAACATCTAATATGTGTTCAATTACAAGAATCTCAACATCTCCTTCTCACACAATGAATATGCCATATGTGTTCAAATGAACTCAACATCTAATATTTCAAATAAACTCAACATCTAATATATATCTAAACAAACATCTCATATATGTCTACAAAACTCAACATCTCATAGTTATCTATAAAAATAGGCATCTCATATATATCTAAAAAAACTAAACAATCTAGGGTTTCACTAACAAGAACCATATATTGTGAACTAAGCAACAACACTACGGTACTACCACTATGACTACACATCCTAAATCAAGCAAATCAAGGGTTCCATCAAATCTTGGACAAATCTCTAAAATGGCAACAAATTTACGGAGGAAAAGAAAAGGAACGGAGGAGTTTACCTAGTAGGATGGATTGGAGATcgaatccacggatcaaatcTTCAGATCTGAGAGGGATGTGGGGAGGGGATTCGATGGGGGCACCGCCGCTGCTCTCTATCCAGAGAGCGGAGAGGGGAAAGAACTGCCTGGTCGGGCTGGGCCGATGCGCTTTAAGTCACTGTGCAGCGCCTAAGCGCTAGGCGCTGCACATTACAAGTGTGGCGCCTAAGGCTTAGGCGCCAGAGGCGGAACTGGGCCGAGGGGAACTGGGGCTATAGGCCCAGGCGCCCATCTAGTAGGCTACCTAGAAGGATTTTTTCCATATATTATTACACTTGTAGAGGACCAGCCCCAGGCCTCAGCCCACCAGTTTGGACGATCGCTCCAAAAATTGCTAGCGCCTTGCCCAGATCGCTCCAAAAATCGCCAGCAGCCACGATGCAAGATCGCTCCGATCCTCACGCTTCGTCTCGGTAGATCGACCGAAAAGTCTCACCCTGCGCCCCCAACTCTCTCCACTGCTCGACTCCAGCAGACGATCGCCCAGGCGGCCGACGCTCAGAACAGCGGATCTATCACGTCGTTTGAATAAAGCACTCTCCATGCCTCATCTCCTGTGATCCACACCGGATTGAAAAGGTAATGCTAAATACCTAGGTATGTCGAACCATCTAATATTTCCCCCTAGTTCCTTTTTATCAGCTGAAATCAATGAATTGGTGATGTTAAATTGTATTGCTTTAGTCAATTTTATTCCATCGTTCTTTGTTAACAGGGGGAAAATAGAAATCCAAGATGAAGAGGACCTGGAGAGTTTTTCGTGATCATGGTATAATATTTCTTGCTTCCCAAAATTTCATATGAACAATGACGTGTCTATGTCTAGTTCTTGATTTTAAATACTCAACTTTATGTTTACAGCTCCGGTTCCTATTATTGCTTGTGAAGAAACGACGGCCTCAAATGAGACAAGCCTTCACTAATTTGGTACAACTGTTCGTAATGATGCACTTTGTTTTATTGATGAGATATTTATTAAATTGGCTCTTATGGTAATAAGAAATTCATATTCTATTCTTAATCTGAATGTGTGGTGTACTTCTAACACTAGTaaatgtgtacgtgcaatgcacgttaatttgaaagtatattaagtgcatgcggatattagtgggatattatttgcgtgttattatgtgattaatACTATATTTGGCATAAAATTAACTACACGCTAAatgtgttgagcgctcgacattgaagtaGCCTAGGTCATTGGATTGACCTGATTTGATGGTCGTGATTTATTGGATCTGCCTCTTTgcgtctttttatattggtatagatgcAGTGGCACGTAGAGTATTTGGCATTTTATTTCCTTTAGGTTGTGATATTTGGCGTTATTTATAGTGGTTTAGCTTTAGCCCCAGGCTTCGATAAATCCTGGCTCCGCCTCTGTTAGGCGCTGCAGTGCTGTCTGTGGGGCTGCAACTGGACCAGGGCTGCCACACTGGCAGGAGGTGCGACGCCTAAGGCAGAGGCGCTGCATAGTAGTGTGCGGCGCCTAGCTGTCGGGCGCCACATGAAAGGGTCAGCAGAGTGAATTTTTTTCGAAAACAGGTTAGTTTGTGATTTGATTTCGTCTTCAGGTCAAATATGTGATTTCTGCCGGTTTTGTGTGAGGTTCTTCCTGGAGGTTCTGCAGGGTTTGACCCGGTCAAATAAAAGTTTGAAGGCAATTTTCGAACTTGGAATCTTTTGACCTAAATTTTCATTTTTGAAAGAATTTGTGTCATGCTCAATGTGGTTGCCTAGCAAACTGTTCCGTGACGTCAGATGTGAGAGGATGAGCGGTGGTAGAAGGAGcggggaggaggtggaggagaagGGGATGTCGATTGCTCGCCGGTTTCGACGTTTGTGACACTCCAATAAACTCAAGGACAAGTTCAAAAAAAAAATTGACCGTTGGTCAGGATGGTTTGTGGACTTCAAATAGCTATAGCAAGTGAACCTAGCAAGATATTAATTATGGCCCAAGATGACGAGCATCCATCCATCCTTGGAGGTTAATCGGACCAGTAGTAGTACGACCCCCTTTGGGACTTAGAACACGATTTAATACCTCTATTGACAGCTGTGATGGCAGAGTAAGACTttaggaagaagaaaaaaagatgGGAGGGCCACGGGAATGTGAAGGGGACGAAAGCGGCTcaagagaaaaaaaataaggagacACAAGTGAAAGAGGTGAGCTCCGTTTTAGGTTCAATGATGAAAGGGAGATGAGTCCTTGTATCAAAATTAAGAAGATGATATATTAGTGAGTGGCAAATGCTGACCATTTTGCATTAACAAGGTGTCATGGAGCTCATCAAGGGGAGTATTTTCTATGGCATTAGTTCCTTTTTATTGGCAAATGCATTCGGCGAGCCGCTAGTTGCATTGTATGTCTCGAAGACTCGAACAAGCAACAATGGCATGAACGACGAAAACCACAAACAGAGGGACCAAAGCGCAACGCGAACACATGGTGAAGAGCCAACTTAGCGAAATAGTTTTTTCTTGTTTGGGAAAGAGAGCACCTCCTCTGATTCTATTCAAAATTAAACCAATATTTTGCTTAACAAGGCCTAAACTACTAAGCATGAAAGCAAAAACATAAAGGTATAGCATAAAAAGTAACAAAATCAGGAAGTGAATTTGTTACATAACCTAGATGACACGTCCTAAGCTGGATGAAACGACTAGAAAGCATCTAAACTATTATAGGAGACCAAAATTCCTGCTCCAACATATACACATCATCTCCTTCGCTGCCCTACATAAGAGGGAAGACAAACTTTGACTTGTCATATCATCAACTCTGTTCCAAGCATGTGAACCGGCAACAAACATTCTCTTTTTTGAACTTCACCAGGAGTTACGCAAAAGATTTCACTTGCTATTTGTTCGATGAGTCTTACTTCACAGATCAACGCCTCATGATTTGTCTATTTGTCATTATAATTGACCAACAGATAAGCTAATATCCAAGTAGATTCACCACCGTACATAGATCGTCGGATTTCTTATTATCTTAGCATGCCCAATTTCTGATCTCTCAAATAGTCCAGAAAATCTCAGCTATCCCAATCACAAGTGAAGATTTTCGGTACTGATAATCAGCGGATGGCAATTGTGAACGTTTTGATGGCACTTTAGCTATCACGAGGATGACACTTTTAGTTTGCAAGCACAACAATTTTCTTGCGAAAAACAGAATTGCAGCGAAGTTGCCATGCGCACTGACGAAAATTGTCATGCAAAACCAAAACAAATTGCCATTAAAATCGTTTTGGCTATTGGGGTCAAAGATTTTTTTATGTAAAGATTTACGGTAATGCAATTCAGCTAACCTTCGCTATGAGGGATGGCAATTTGTGGTCGTTTTGATGCCAATTTATATTATCCCGAGGATGACATTTTTAGTTTGCATGATTCTGGCGAAAAAACAAATTACAATGGAGTTGCTATGCTCGCTTACTAAAATTGTTGGTTATTCCTAAATCTTGGGAGCCAGAATTAGAACATATCCTATATGTTTTTAAAATGAGAAAAGTATACTTTTTGTCCCTTAACTTTTGACGAAATCTAAATTTGACCCCTTAATTACGGAATCGGACAATTTGCATCCCCAACTCTTGAAATCGGACAAGTTTTATCCCTCTAGCAGTATCATGCTGACTCAACGTGGTTTTTACCAGTCCAAAGTCACACATGACCAAGCTTTACgtacaaagaagaagaaaaaacgaAAACACACGTAGCGCTCATGTGAACTCCATTGAGGCAAGCTTGTTTTTGGCGGCGCAGGCGGCACGCTGGGGGACACGCACCGCGGCACCAGAGCTGTCTTGCGGAGGTCGTCAGGGACCAATGACACTTTGCCGGAGGCTTCCGCGCCCACATTCTCCTCATACTGCTCCACACACCAGAACTGCTCGACAAATGCCGAGCTGAGTTAGGa
The genomic region above belongs to Triticum urartu cultivar G1812 unplaced genomic scaffold, Tu2.1 TuUngrouped_contig_7544, whole genome shotgun sequence and contains:
- the LOC125531589 gene encoding protein MAIN-LIKE 2-like, with translation MTVMLEDVSLITGLAIDGMPHCMSTDSDGWCEQMIALIGMAPTEAEADVEEGEEKKKKKERKASGAAFTWIQTHFATCPPYATDDVIQTHARVYMWYVVSRTLFPDSTGKNAPWMWLKALTVFDSKWSWGSATLAYLYRQLDDACCRITDSAGIGGNMLLLSVWSWERLPVGRPKSGKFNPWDEDDELRLWRPTWSYKWEAVSEMTNDVNLMYQKYISELDTITPEQVVWQPYGANDTVG